The DNA sequence GCGCGGGTCGGCACCGTTGCGGCCACCGCTGCCGGGGAGGTGATCCGTCGCGACTGGCAGCGCTGGGCCGCCGCGGTGGGCGATGAGAACCTACTGTGGTTCGACCCGGAGTATGCCAGCACCAACTCGGGCAGGCCGGCATGCACCGCATCCTCGTGCAGTACTCACCGTCGGCGGGCCGGTACGTCTTCTACCCGCGCACCCTGGCTCCCGGCGCCCTGGCCGACGACCTCGAATGGCGCGAAATCGACGGCACCGCAACGCTGTACAGCTACACCGTGGCCCTGCTGCGCCACCCGCCCGCCTCCTGATCGCTAGCGGACCAGATTCCAGCCGGTCGGCTGCCCAAGCTAGCCGGCCGGCGGATTCCGCCCCGGTCGCCGACGCGTCACGCTGACTGCGCAGGTTTCGGACTGGAGCTCGTCACCGGCGACGGCACCGCCACCAGGGCAAAGGAAAGGGGCCGTCGATGCGGGCTCGGAGTCGGTCGTTGTTCGTATCCGGTGTTGCGCTGGTCAGCGCGGCGGCGGTGGTTACCACCACGCCGGCGGTGATCGCCAGCGGCGTGGGCGGTGCGCTCACCTCGGCGGCGCCGGTCGCCGTTCGTGCCGAGAACGTCCAGCTGGCAGCGCTCGCCGACATCACTGTCAAGGGCATTGTCGACGCCTACTGGAGCGGGTGGGGCGGCTACATCGGGCCCACCAACGGCAAGCCGGACAAGTATTTCCCGAACATCAACCCCACCGGCACCAGTCCCGTCTACGTGACACGTGCGGCCGGCGTCGCCTACTACGTCATCGACGAAGCGCTGGATCAGTTCGGCTCGGTCAATCTGGACAACTACTTCTTCGAGACCGGGGCGTTCTACGGGACCGGAAAGGCGACCACCGGCAGCGCCGTGGGTTCGGTGATCTACGTCGGCGCCAGCGAACTCTTCGGCGACAAGTCGCCGATCGCCCAGCTCGCCAAGGCCGTCTTCTATTACGGGCCCACCGCGCTGGCCCAGTCGACGATCCTCCAAGTGGCGTCACTGGTGCCGACCGTCAAGATCGGTCCGGTCAAGGTCGGCGGCGGAATCCTGGCCAGCCTCTAATTCACCGGCCAGACGCCGGACGGAAAATTCAGCTTCGGCTCACCCGGCTTGTCCGCCGTCGCCGGCTACATCACCACGTCGATTTCCGATGCGCTGACGAAGGGGGCGGGCGCAGCGGTCCACACTGCGGCCACCGCGCCGGTCACCGCACCTGAGACCACGGCGGTGGCCCCGTCGCTCAAGGCATCCGAGCCCAAGTCGCCTGAGGTGACGTCGACGACGGTGAAAGCTGCTGTGGCTGAGCCGAAATCGGGCACCGTCAGTTCCACCGTCGAGCACAGTGAGCACTCCGCGACCGCAACGACGGTGACGAAGCCGGCGGCTACCGAGAATGGCGGACGGTCCGCGGTCGGTCATACCAATCTGCCGACCTCGACCTTCGGCAGCAGCGATACGGCATCCGACACCAAGACATCCACCACGGACAAGGCCGACACCGCACCGGCGCCGGCGACGACGGCGGCCGCGACGAAGCCCAGTGTTGCGAAGCCGGACGCATCAACCACGCCGTCGGCCGAGAAGTCCGAAGCGAAGACCGGTGGCGAAGCGGGCGGCGCACACTCCTCGGAGTGAGGGCCCTACGCCCGGTGGGGCGTGGAGTCGAGTGTGCGAACCAATACGCCGCCATCGGCGAGTCGCGGATGAATCCGCACGGTCGGCGCGGGCCGCATCGTCAGCGCGCGGGGTCCGATGGCGCGCTTCCTCCTCGGCCCGGGGGCCGCATCGTCAGCGCGCGGGGTCCGATGGCGCGCTTCCTCCTCGGCCCGGGGGCCGCATCGTCAGCGCGCGAACATGAGCGCGCGCTTGACCTCCTGGATCGCCTTGGTGACCTCGATACCGCGCGGGCAGGCGTCGGTGCAGTTGAACGTGGTGCGGCAACGCCACACACCGTCGACGTCGTTGAGGATCTCCAGTCGCTCGGCGGCACCCTCGTCGCGGCTGTCGAAGATGAACCGGTGTGCGTTGACGATCGCGGCCGGGCCGGCGTAGGAACCCTCGTTCCAGAACACCGGGCAACTCGTGGTGCAGCAGGCGCAAAGGATGCACTTGGTCGTGTCGTCGTAGCGGGCGCGATCGGTCGGACTCTGGATGCGCTCGCGGGTCGGCGCATTGCCCGACGTGATCAGGTACGGCTTGACCGCGCGGTAGGCGTCGAAGAACGGCTCCATGTTCACCACCAAGTCCTTCTCCACGGGAAGCCCGCGGATCGGCTCGATGGTGATGGTGAGCGGCTTGTTGTTCTTGGGCAGCAGGTCGCGCATCAGCACCTTGCAGGCCAACCGGTTGACACCGTTGATCTTCATCGCGTCCGACCCGCACACCCCGTGCGCGCAGGACCGGCGGAAGGTCAGCGTCCCGTCCAGGTAGCTCTTCACGTAGATCAGCAGGTTCAGCAGCCGGTCGCTGGGCAGGCACGGCACCCGGAAGCTCTGGAAGCCGGCGCTGTCCGGGTCCTCAGGATTGAAACGGGCGATCTTCAGTGTCACCATCACCGCGCCGTCCGGGATCGGGGGCAGCGCAGGCTCTTTGAGATCCGGTGCGATCGTCATCTCAGTACTTCCGCTCCATCGGCTCGTAACGGGTCTGCACCACGGGCTTGTAGTCCAGCCGGATATCGCTGAGCAGCTCCGAGCCTTCCTTGTAGGCCATGGTGTGCCGCATGTAGTTGGTGTCGTCACGGTTGGGGTAGTCCTCGCGGGCGTGCCCGCCGCGGGACTCCTTGCGGTTGAGCGCGCCGACCACGGTGACCTCCGCCAGCTCCAGCAGGAAGCCGAGTTCGATGGCTTCCAGCAGGTCGCTGTTGTAGCGCTTGCCCTTGTCGTGCACCGTGATTCGGCCGTAGCGCTCCTTGAGCGCATGGATGTCGGTGAGCGCCTGCTTGAGGGTCTCCTCGGTGCGGAACACCGCGGCGTTGTTGTCCATCGACTGCTGCAGCTCGGTACGGATGTCGGCGACCCGCTCGTTGCCGTGCTCGGAGAGGATGTTGCCCACCCAGCCGACCACCATGTCGGCGGGGGTGTCGGGCAGATCGACGAAATCGTGGGCCAGTGCGTAATTGGCGGCCGCGATACCGGCACGACGGCCGAAGACGTTGATGTCCAGCAGCGAGTTGGTGCCCAACCGGTTGGCGCCGTGCACCGACACACACGCGCATTCACCGGCCGCGTAGAGGCCGGGAACCACGTTGGTGTTGTCGCGCAGCACCTGACCGTTGACGTTGGTCGGAATGCCGCCCATCACGTAGTGGCAGGTGGGGTAGACCGGAACCAGCTCGGTCACCGGGTCCACACCGAGGTAGGTGCGGGCGAATTCGGTGATGTCGGGGAGTTTGGCCTCCAGCACGTCCTCGCCGAGGTGCCGCACGTCGATGTAGACGTAGTCCTTGTGCGGTCCGGCGCCGCGACCCTCGAGCACCTCGAGAACCATCGACCGCGCAACGATGTCGCGCGGCGCCAGGTCGACGATGGTCGGGGCATAGCGCTCCATGAAGCGTTCACCCTCGCCGTTGAGCAGCCGGCCGCCCTCACCGCGCACGGCCTCGGAGATGAGAATGCCGAGACCGGCCAATCCCGTCGGGTGGAACTGGTGGAACTCCATGTCCTCCAGGGGAAGTCCCTTGCGGAAGATGATGCCCAGACCGTCACCGGTCAGCGTGTGGGCGTTCGAGGTGGTCTTGTACATCCGGCCGGAACCGCCGGTGGCGAACACGATCGCCTTGGCATGGAAGACGTGGATGTCACCGGTGGCCAGCTCGTAGGCGATGACACCGGTGGCGACGGGGCCGTTCGGGGTCTGGGTCAACGCGATGTCGAGCGCGTAGAACTCGTTGAAGAACTCCACGTCGTGCTTGACGCAGTTTTGGTACAGCGTCTGCAGGATCATGTGTCCGGTGCGGTCGGCGGCGTAGCAGGCGCGGCGCACGGGCGCCTTGCCGTGGTCGCGGGTGTGACCGCCGAACCGGCGCTGGTCGATACGGCCCTCCGGGGTGCGGTTGAACGGCATCCCCATCTTCTCCAGGTCATAGACCGCGTCGATGGCCTCTTTGCACATGATCTCGACCGCATCCTGGTCGGCGAGGTAGTCGCCGCCCTTGACGGTGTCGAAGGTGTGCCACTCCCAGTTGTCCTCTTCGACATTGGCCAGTGCGGCACACATGCCGCCCTGGGCAGCGCCGGTGTGGCTGCGGGTGGGGTAGAGCTTGGTCAACACGGCGGTGCGTGCCCGCGGTCCGGCCTCGACGGCCGCCCGCATTCCGGCGCCGCCAGCTCCGACGATGACGACGTCGTAGCGGTGTTCGACAATCATGGTGGCTCCCGGGAGCTTCTTAGGAGATGTTCGGATTGAAGGTCAACAGCACGTAGGTGCCCACCACCAGAACGATGAGCATCGACACGACCAGCAGGGAGTTCAGCCAGAACCTGGTGGAGTCCTTGCGGGCGTAGTCGGAGATGATCGTGCGCATCCCGTTGCCGCCGTGCAGCTGGGCTAGCCACAACAGCAGCAGGTCCCAGGTCTGCCAGAAGGGCGACGCCCAGCGCTGTGCGACGTAGTTGAAGTCGATGCGGTAGACCCCGCCGTCCCACATCAGCCCGATGAACAGGTGACCGAGCGCCAGGAAGATCAGCACCACCCCGGAGAAGCGCATGAACAGCCATGCGTACTTCTCGAAGTTCGGCATGCCGCCGCGGCGGCGCGGGGCGCGCGGGTTGTCCAGGCTTGCGGGCCGATCGTGGCTGCGCTCCAGGATGGGTGCCGGCGGACCGAGCCGGTTCTCCGGCGCGCTCACAGGAACCGCTCCGCCATGTGCATGCCGATGATCACCAGCGACGGCACCATCACCAGCAGCCAGACACCCGCGACCGCCCACAACATCTGGCGCTGGTAGCGGGGGCCCTTCCACCAGAAGTCGACCAGGATGATCCGGACGCCGTTGAGTGCGTGGTAGAGGAGTGCGGCCACCAGGCCGATCTCCATCAGACCGATGATCGGCGTCTTGTAGGTCTCGACGACCTCGTTGTACGCCTGCGGACTGACCCGCACTAGGGCGGTATCCAGCACGTGAACGAAGAGAAAGAAGAAAATGGTGGCACCGGTGATCCGGTGCAACACCCACGACCACATTCCGGGGTCGCCACGGTAGAGGGTGCGCCGCCGCCGCGCGGTGTTCTCGCGAGGGGCAGGCACGGTCGACGCGGTACTCATCACGCCTCCAACGCTGGGCCTGTCACTATTGGACTGTAACTCTGTTCATAGGGTCCGAAGAATTACGTTGTGATGACTGAAGTCCTCCGGGACCGGCTGCGGCCAGCAGCTCGGAATGCATTCAGAAACGGCGGTGGCGAGGCGAACGTGACGATAGATATCGACTGGAAAGCCTTGCGGCATAAGGCAATTGCTGTGTGCAAGCATGCCTATGCACCCTATTCCGAGTTCCCCGTCGGGGCGGCCGCGCTGGTCGACGATGGACGGGTCGTTGTGGGCTGCAATGTGGAAAATGTCTCATATGGCGTAGGTCTCTGTGCCGAGTGCGCGGTGGTCTGTGCCCTGATTTCCGAGGGTGGGGGGCGGTTGGTGGCCGTCGCGGTGGTCGACGCGACCGGGACCGCGCTGATGCCCTGCGGCCGGTGCCGGCAGCTTCTTGCCGAGCATGGCGGCCCGCAATTGCTCGTCGACCATGCCGACGGTCCCAAGGCGCTTGGCGATCTTCTGCCCGAGGCCTTCGGGCCCGCTGATCTCGAGCGTGTCCGCCGGGAAAAGTCGTGACCCAGTTCACATTCGATGCGCGCGGCCCAGTGTCGCGTCGCTACGACGCTCCGACGGTCATCCGGACCAAGCGCGACGGCGGCCGGCTCTCCGATGCCGCGATCGACTGGGTGATCGACGGCTACACCCACGGGCGGGTGGCCGACGAGCAGATGTCGGCGCTGCTGATGGCGATCTTCCTGCGCGGGATGGATCGGGCGGAGATCGCCCGCTGGACATCGGCGATGATCGCCTCTGGTGTGCGGCTGGACTTCGGTGATCTGCGCCGCGACGGCAAGCCGCTGCCGACGGTCGACAAGCACTCCACCGGTGGTGTCGGCGACAAGATCACCATCCCGCTGGTTCCGGTGATCGCGGCGTGCGGGGCGGCCGTCCCGCAGGCTGCCGGTCGTGGCCTTGGCCACACCGGCGGCACCCTGGACAAGCTGGAGTCCATCCCCGGATTCACCGCCGAGCTCTCCAATGCCCAAGTACGCCAACAGCTGTCCGAGATCGGTGCAGCCATCTTTGCCGCCGGTGAGCTGGCACCGGCCGACCGGAAGATCTACGCCCTGCGCGACGTCACCGCCACCACCGAGTCGCTGCCGCTGATCGCCAGTTCGGTGATGAGCAAGAAGCTGGCCGAGGGCGCCGATTCCCTGGTGCTCGACGTCAAGGTCGGTCGGGGCGCGTTCTTGAAGACCGAAGCCGAGTCCCGCGACCTCGCGGCCACCATGGTGGAACTCGGCCGCGCCCACGGGGTGCCGACCCGTGCGCTGCTGACCGACATGAACCTTCCGCTGGGTCGCACCGTCGGCAATGCGCTGGAGGTTGCCGAGTCGCTGGAGGTGCTGGCCGGCGGTGGCCCGGCCGACGTGGTGGAGCTGACGGTCCGGCTCGCTGCCGAGATGCTCGACCTGGCCGGTATCGACGGCTGCGACCCGGCGCAGACCCTGCAGGACGGCACCGCAATGGACCGCTTCCGGGCCTTGGTGTCGGCTCAGGGTGGTGACCCGCAGGCGTCGCTGCCGATCGGCGCCCACTCCGAGACCGTGACCGCACCCGCTGGCGGCACAATGGGGGATATCGACGCCATGGCGGTGGGGCTAGCAGTGTGGCGGCTCGGCGCAGGCCGGGCCAGCCAGGGTGAACGCGTGCAGTTCGGTGCCGGCATCCGCATCCACCGTCGCCCGGGTGAGCCCGTCGCCGCCGGTGAGCCGCTGTTCACGCTCTACACCGACACCCCAGACCGGATCCCGGGTGCGATGGCCGAACTCGACGGCGGTTGGAGCCTCAGCCCCGTCTGCCCGCCGGCCCGCCCTCTCATCATCGATCGGATTGTCTGATGACCACACCGCTGACACTGGACATGATCGGGCAGGCCCCCAAGGCCCTGCTCCACGACCACCTCGACGGCGGGCTGCGGCCGTCGACCGTTCTCGACATCGCCCGCCAGGTCGGCTACGACGATCTGCCCGCCACCGACGAGGCGGCCCTGGCCACCTTCTTCCGCACCGCGGCGCACAGCGGGTCGCTGGTGCGCTACCTCGAACCGTTCGCCCATACCGTCGCCGTCATGCAGACGCCGGAGGCGCTGCACCGGGTGGCCTTCGAGTGCGTGGAGGATCTGGCCGCCGACAACGTGGTCTACGCCGAGGTGCGGTTCGCCCCGGAACTGCACATCGACGGCGGACTGTCACTCGACGACGTCGTCGATGCGGTGCTGGCCGGGTTCGCCGACGGTGAGAAGGCCGCCGCCGCGCAGGGCCATCCGATCGTGGTGCGCTGTCTGGTGACCGCGATGCGCCATGCCGCGCGGTCTCGGGAGATCGCCGAACTGGCCATCCGGTTCCGCGACAAGGGAGTGGTGGGCTTCGACATCGCCGGTGCCGAGGCCGGCTACCCGCCCACCCGGCACCTCGACGCCTTCGAGTACATGCGAGCCAACAATGCGCGCTTCACTATTCACGCCGGTGAAGCCTTCGGACTGCCGTCCATCCAGGAGGCGCTGGCCTTCTGCGGTGCCGATCGGCTGGGCCACGGCGTTCGCATCGTCGATGACATCGACGTCCGGCCGGACGGCACTGCGGTGCTGGGTCCGTTGGCCGCGATCCTGCGCGACAAGCGGATTCCCCTGGAGATGTGCCCGAGTTCCAACGTGCAGACCGGAGCGGTGGACAGCATCGCCGACCACCCCTTCGACCTGCTGGCCCGGCTTCGCTTCCGGGTCACCGTCAACACCGACAACCGGCTGATGAGCGACACCACCATGAGCCAGGAGATGTTCCGCCTCGTCGAGGCCTTCGGCTACGGGTGGGCGGACCTGGAGCGGTTCACGATCAACGCGATGAAGTCGGCCTTCCTGCACTTCGACGAACGCCTGGCCATCATCGACGAGGTGATCAAGCCCCGCTACGCGGTCCTCATCGGCTAGCCCAGATACGAGATGGTGGGGAAGGTGTAGCTCAACGCGCCACCGGCCCACGCGCCGGAAGTCACCGGCAGCGGATCGGTCTGCGGCATGACCTCACGGCTGGTCGCGTTGGGGATGTACTGGTTCAGCTCGCGCATCCGAAGCACGTTGCCCCACAGGTAATTCTGGATGCTGGTGTACTTCTGGTCGGTGGTCTGGCCATCCAGCCCGAGGTAGGTGGTGAAGACGTTGAGCACCTGATCGGTCCACGATGGCTTGTCCGGGGGTGGTGGGTTGTCGTGGGCGTCGGCGGCGGTCTCGATGTAGCCGCGGACCGCGGTGTCGAACGTCTGCTCGTCGGTGGTGTACAGGTTGATGCCACCGCCCGGGGCCACGGCGAGATAACCCTTGACGGCCGCCACCCCGATCTGCGCTTCCTTCAGGCCGTCCTGCGGGGTGGGAACGTACCCCATGTCCAGTGCCGTCACCTGGGTGTAGGGGTTGATCAGCACGATCGACGACCAGCGGTGATGTCCGTCGATGATGTAGGTGCCGTTGTCTGCCGTCACGATCGGATTCGCGTACGGCTGGACGACACCGCCGGTGAAGTACGTCTGCAGGCTGGCGGGATCCTGCAGCGGGAATTTCAGCGACTTCTGCAGGTCGATCTCGTTCTGGGTGGGGATCAGCGTGGCGACGTTCGCGGTGATCGACGTCAGCTTCAGGCTGCTGTTGGGGATGCCGCGTTGGGCTCCGCCGCTGGTCAGCAACGTGTAGAGCGCGGGGTTGAGGCAGGCGGGGCTGCTGGTGTCGCTGCAGTTGCCCACCATGGTGCCGTAGAGCTTGACGAATCCGTCCGGGTTGGCGGTGTATGCGGCCTGCAGGAGCTGCTGCAGCTGAGCCACGACAGCCATGTCAGGCAGTGGGACCGCGCCGTTCTCGATGTTCGCCACGTTGGTCGACGTCGTCAGCAGGCTGGTGGCGATGCCCGCCAAACCACCGTCCCAGAACCAGTTCTGGGTGTATTTAGCGATCTCCGGCTCGGTGGCCGTCTGGCCGAGCACCTGGTAGATCTCCTGGATCTTCGCCTGGCGGAAGGCGTCGCTGGTGACGAAATCAGATGCCACGAAACCGATCGGCAGCCCGGCCTGGAGTCGCTGGACGTAGGTCGACAGGGTGGTCGCGTCCGGTGTCGTACCGGCCATGGTTCGGTAGAGCAGGTCCACGTAACTCGTGCTGGTCGGAACGGGGCCCAGGGGTCCGCCGTTCTTGGCACTGTCTTCGTAGAACTCCTGGGTGGAAGCGAGCGAGGCGGCGAACTGTGGCTCCGATAGGCCCCACATCAATCGTGTTGTGCCCCAAGCCAGTTCCTGGTCGGTGGCCGCGCGTCCGAGTAGCTCGAGATAGTAGTTACTCACCTCGGTCTGGCGAAACGCGGTCGAACTGTAGAGCCCGGCGACCACACCATTGACACCGGTCAGGTTGAACACGCCGAGATAGTTCTGCAGTTCGGTAGCGGTCGGGTTCGCGCGCATGATCTGGTTGAACAGTCCGGTGATGACCGCGGTCGGGTTCGTCACCGCCGCAGGACCCGTGCCGCTGACCAGATCTTCGAGCGTGAGGTTCACCAGGATCGGCAATGCCCCGAGGCTGGGGGCCGAGGTGGCCGGCGCGCCGGGCAGACCGAGGAACGCCGACAGGTCACCGAACGGCTGAGCCTGCTGGGACACGGCGACGCGGGTGCCTGGCGTGCCCGGCCCGCCGCTGGTGACGCTTGGCTGTGGCAGCGTGGCGAAGTGGCCGGTCGTCGTGGTCACCGGTGCCAGGCCGGCCGTCGAGTCAGTTGCCCCGGTCGTCGGCGCGGTAGACGATTGACCTGCTGCACTGCGCACCACGGTCACCGCTGCCGGGTGCTGGCGCACAGCGCTGGCCGACTTCCTGGCACCGGTGCTGCTGGGACCCGACCGGCCGGTTCGTGCGGTGGACCCGTGCGCGCTGTGTGAGGTGCCGGTCTGTGACCCTGCTGTGGCCGAGTTAGCCCCGTCATCGGCCAGCGCGGCAGGGGCCGCGGCCAGCGCGATGCCCATGCCGGCTGCCACCGCGCCTGCTTGCAGCCACCGCACTACCGGCAGCTGGCGCCGGGCGCCGCGCGTGGTGGCCGAACGCGACCGGGACATGGACGAAGCAGCCGAAACAGCGGTCATGAAAATTCTCCCCCGAGTTGTTGAAAGTGAGCCCTCAGCACCGTCAATCAATGTCCTGCAGGCGATGTGACCTTCAGCCGGCAGGAAAACTTACGCTAATGCAAATTTGCATCTGGTACAACCAGTGCGCGGAAATTCTGTTGGTCGAATTGATGACGTATCGGTGGCGGGCGTCGGCATGACTGGCTCAGGCCAACCCTTGGCGGGTTTCCGAACGCGGCCGAGCGGGCCGATTGAGCACCTTTCGTTACACACTCTGAGCTGCAGTGATGCCAGCCTTGGCTACGACTGCATGTAATTTGGTCTGATGCCCATGCGCGCCGCACTTAAGCGCGTGTTCCCGCACAACATCTTCGAGATGCTGGGCCGGTTCATCGTCCGCCACCCGGTCCTGGTGATCGTTGCGTGGGTGAGTGCTGCCGTGGTGCTGCTGACCTTCGTCACCCCGCTGTTCACGGTGGCGGCCCGCAACTCGCCGGACTTCCTGCCCAAGACCGCGCCGGTGCTGGTCGCCGGCAAGCAGATGCAGGAGGCCTTCAAGGAGGCAGACACCAGCAACTTCGCGGCGATCATCCTCAGTAACGACGCGGGACTGGGCCACGAGGAGGAGGCCACCTACCGCAATCTGGTCGCCAAGCTCAAGGAAAACCCGAAGGTTTCCTCCGTTCAGGACTTCATCGCCACCCCCGAACTGAGGGAGGTGATGACCAGCAAGGACCAGAAAGCCTGGAACCTGCCGGTCAGCATGTCCGGAACCATGGGCACGCCGTCCGGCCAGGAGGCCTACCGGGAGGTACTCAAGACCGTCAAGGAGGCGACGGCCGGATCATCACTGCAGGTCAACGTGGTCGGCGGCTCCGCGACGATGGAAGACATGAACCAGATCGGCGTCAACGATCAGCACATGATCGAAGGCGCCACGGTCATCATGGTCTTCGGCATCCTCATCCTGGTCTATCGCAGTTTCGTCGCCATGGTCATGCCATTGCTGACCATCGGCATATCGCTGGTCGTGGCTCAACAATTGGTGGCCATCCTCGGTGAGCACGGCCTGGCGATCGGCTCCCAGACGATCATGATCATGACCGGCATGATCATGGGCGCGGGCATCGACTACGCAGTCTTCCTGTTCAGCCGATATCAGGAGATCGTCAAGACCGGGGTCTCCTCGGACGACGCGCTCGTCGACGCCCTGCACTCCATCGGTGAGGTGATCGCGGGATCGGCCGGAACCATCGCGCTGACGTTCCTGGGCATGTCGTTCACCAAGCTCGCGGTCTTCGCGACGATCGGTCCGGCGATGACGGTCACCATCGCCACCGGCTTCTTCGGCGCCATCACGCTGCTGCCCGCATTCATCGCGATCGCCGGCCGCCGCGGCTGGATCAAACCGCGCAAGCGCGACATCACCGGCCGGTTCTGGAAGCGCTCGGCGGTCATGATCGTGCGCAAGCCGCGGGCGCTGCTCACCACGAGCCTCATCATCCTGCTCGCCCTGGCCGCCTGCGCGCTGCTGACCAACTTCAACTACGACGACCGCAAGAACCTGCCGCCGGACTCGGCGAGCAACCGGGCCTACGAAGTGATGGACAAGCACTTCCCGATCAGCAGCACCCTGCAACAGTTCCTGTTCATCCAATCGCCCAACACCGATCTGCGTACCCCCAAGGCGCTGGCCGACATGGAGCAGATGGCCCAGCGCATCTCGCAACTGCCCAACATCGACATGGTCCGCGGCATCACCCGGCCCACCGGGCAGATGCTCGAACAGGCCAAGGCCACCTGGCAGGCCGGTGAGGTCGGCAGCAAGCTCGGCGATGCCTCCAATCTGATCTCCAGCAACGACGACAAACTGTCGATGCTCAGCGGTGGCGCCGACAAGATGGCCGACGTCCTCAACCAGATCCGCAACCAGCTGGTCGGCTCGCTGGCCAGCGTCCGCAGCCTGGCCTCCGCTCTGGATTCCATGTCCCAAAAAGTCGGCGGCGCAACCACACTGGACCAGATCGACAAGACCGCCGCGCTGATGAAGAACATGCGGTCGCTCGGCGACGCCCTGGGGATGAACATGACCCAGATCACCGATGTCACCTCGTGGGCGCAGCCGATGCTCAACGCGCTCAACCAGAGTCCGGTGTGCGATGCCGATCCGGCCTGCGTCACCTCCCGCTCGGATCTGCAGCGCATCGTCGACTCCAGCAACTCCGAGGCGCTGGCCGCCATCGCCGACATCGGCCGCCAACTGCAGGCCACCGACGGCAATCAGAAGCTCGACGATCTGGTCAGCGGCCTGAGCAAGAACATTCAGCGAGCCACCGCCGCGGCACGCGCCCTCGGTGTCGGTGAGCCCGGCGGCGTGGAGAAGAAGATCAACGAGACCGTGGACGGCGCCAACCTGCTGGCCGACTCCAGTCGTCAACTGGCGGTGGGCGTCCAGTTGCTCGTCGACCAGACCCGTAACCTCGGCAACGGGCTCGATCAGGCCTCGGCCTTCCTGCTGGCGATGAAGCGCGA is a window from the Mycolicibacterium anyangense genome containing:
- a CDS encoding MMPL/RND family transporter, translated to MRAALKRVFPHNIFEMLGRFIVRHPVLVIVAWVSAAVVLLTFVTPLFTVAARNSPDFLPKTAPVLVAGKQMQEAFKEADTSNFAAIILSNDAGLGHEEEATYRNLVAKLKENPKVSSVQDFIATPELREVMTSKDQKAWNLPVSMSGTMGTPSGQEAYREVLKTVKEATAGSSLQVNVVGGSATMEDMNQIGVNDQHMIEGATVIMVFGILILVYRSFVAMVMPLLTIGISLVVAQQLVAILGEHGLAIGSQTIMIMTGMIMGAGIDYAVFLFSRYQEIVKTGVSSDDALVDALHSIGEVIAGSAGTIALTFLGMSFTKLAVFATIGPAMTVTIATGFFGAITLLPAFIAIAGRRGWIKPRKRDITGRFWKRSAVMIVRKPRALLTTSLIILLALAACALLTNFNYDDRKNLPPDSASNRAYEVMDKHFPISSTLQQFLFIQSPNTDLRTPKALADMEQMAQRISQLPNIDMVRGITRPTGQMLEQAKATWQAGEVGSKLGDASNLISSNDDKLSMLSGGADKMADVLNQIRNQLVGSLASVRSLASALDSMSQKVGGATTLDQIDKTAALMKNMRSLGDALGMNMTQITDVTSWAQPMLNALNQSPVCDADPACVTSRSDLQRIVDSSNSEALAAIADIGRQLQATDGNQKLDDLVSGLSKNIQRATAAARALGVGEPGGVEKKINETVDGANLLADSSRQLAVGVQLLVDQTRNLGNGLDQASAFLLAMKREAADPPMSGFYIPPQILSQDEFKKAAKIFISDDGHSARYLVQTAYNPFSAEAMNQIHDILRIADDSRPNTTLADAKISMVGLSAVNADLRAYYNWDFRFIMIMTLCVVFIILVVVLRAFVAPLYLVASVVISYGAALGIGVILFQFILGQGLSWGVPGMAFMVLVAVGADYNLLLISRIRDEAKFGVRSAVIRTVGATGGVITSAGLIFAASMLAFTFSSILTAVQMGFVIGVGLLLDTFVVRTLTVPAMAVLVGEKNWWPSKPPRVKYQEKKAAAKAAAAAATAAAGATGGGGVALLEGHGDIQEMPEEDFPQPTGEIPCLPDRIGHDPSR